The following proteins are co-located in the Salvelinus namaycush isolate Seneca chromosome 33, SaNama_1.0, whole genome shotgun sequence genome:
- the LOC120028034 gene encoding glucose-fructose oxidoreductase domain-containing protein 1-like isoform X3 has translation MMSAAQYYPKLLSIMGNVLRFLPAFVRMKELVEEGYVGELLVCEAQVHSSSLLGKKYNWSCDDLMGGGGLHSVGTYIIDLLTFLTGQRAAKVHGFLKTFVKQTAHICGIRQITSDDFCTFQMVLEGGACCTVTLNFNMPGDFRQEVIVVGTVGRLTVSGTDLYGQKNTMDGGPELLLKDSTPLEKASLPEKAFSDIPSPYLTGTICMVQAVRQAFEDQDDRRTWDGRPLTMAATFEDCLYALCVVDTIKKSNQCGEWQNIEVMKEEPEVSPAYLISEAMRRSRMSLYC, from the coding sequence ATGATGTCGGCCGCCCAGTACTACCCCAAACTACTGAGCATCATGGGTAACGTGCTGCGCTTCCTGCCCGCCTTCGTACGGATGAAGGAGCTAGTGGAGGAGGGCTACGTGGGGGAGCTGCTGGTCTGCGAGGCCCAGGTCCACAGCAGCAGCCTGTTGGGTAAGAAGTACAACTGGAGCTGTGACGACCTGATGGGCGGTGGGGGGCTGCACTCGGTGGGTACCTACATCATCGACCTGCTCACCTTCCTGACGGGCCAGCGGGCGGCCAAAGTGCACGGCTTCCTCAAGACATTCGTCAAGCAAACGGCGCACATCTGTGGCATCCGCCAGATCACCAGCGATGACTTCTGCACCTTCCAGATGGTGCTGGAGGGCGGCGCCTGCTGCACAGTCACGCTCAACTTCAACATGCCCGGTGACTTCCGCCAGGAGGTGATCGTGGTAGGCACGGTGGGCCGGCTGACAGTCAGCGGCACGGACCTGTACGGCCAGAAGAACACCATGGATGGAGGGCCAGAGCTACTTCTGAAGGACAGCACCCCTCTGGAGAAGGCCTCCCTCCCGGAGAAGGCTTTCAGCGACATCCCCTCGCCCTACCTGACAGGAACTATTTGCATGGTACAGGCGGTGCGGCAGGCCTTCGAGGACCAGGATGACCGGCGCACATGGGATGGAAGGCCGCTGACTATGGCGGCCACCTTCGAGGACTGCCTGTATGCACTGTGCGTGGTGGACACCATTAAGAAGTCCAACCAGTGCGGCGAATGGCAGAACATTGAGGTGATGAAAGAGGAGCCCGAGGTGAGCCCGGCCTACCTGATCAGCGAGGCCATGCGGCGCAGCAGGATGTCACTCTACTGCTAG